ATTACATTTTTACTAAATAAAAAAGTATTATTTACAATCCGTGCTAGAGAAATTCCGACCTTTGCTTCTGTAGAAAACATAATTCTAGCAAATCCAACTCATTATAAAAGTGGCTATGAGATATTAAGCGAGATTTTTGATATGAGAGTGGATAAAGATGGAGATGTGCTAGAGTGGATTGATAAAGTTTCAAGATTGCTAAAAACCGAGATTTTAGAGCAAAAAAATGCTCTTGATTATGATTTTTACCTTGCTAAGATTTCAAATCTTCAAGATTTAAATATGCAGATTAGGTATTCGTTATTTGAGAAGAAAAAGACCTTATCATCACTTATTAAAAGCGATAAAATAGGCGTTCATATTAAAGAGAATTTAGACATAATTTTAAAAGATTTAAATTCTTTAATAGATTTTAGCCTTTCGCAACTTGGGATTTTAGATAATATACAGACGATTTTAACTAGCAAAATTGACATAGAACAAAACAAAATCATAAAGCTTTTTACCGTTGTTACCGTTGCTATGATGCCGCCTACTTTAATAGGGACAATTTATGGAATGAACTTTGAGAATATGCCTGAATTAAAATTCCAATATGGGTATTTTATAACCTTGAGCCTAATGATAATCTCTACAATAATACCTATTATATTTTTTAAGAAAAAACGCTGGTTGTAAGGGTGGATTTAAAACAATCATAAATATTTTTTATGCTAGTTTTTTGATTTTGCTTAGTTTTTATAAAAAAGGTGCTAAGAATAGCACCTTAAAATAATTACAATAAAAATATATCGCTAAAATCTAATTTATGTTAAATTATTTATTTTGCTATTATTTACAATGCTAATGCAAGTTGGAATTAATATATTTTTATCTTTTATACACTAGCACTAAATCATTTTTGATATGATAATCTCTACAATATTTTAAATCACTTGCAATGCGTAGTTTTTATAAATCAGCTCTTAGACTTTTGTTAGATTTTATCAGCTTTGCTTAGCTTGTTGTATTGTTTTTTTGTATTGCTTTGATAGATGGATTTCATATATTCTTACTATCCATAGCTTTTTTATACTCATCGTAATTTTTACACTTAATTACATTGCCACTTTCAACTTCTTTTAACGCTTTGTAACACTCATCGCTATTATAGTAATGATTGGCTGGGTATTCAAGAAATCTTACTTTTTGTTTTTTTAATCTTTATCGGCTCATTAAATGCCTTTACTAATTCTTTTAAAGCCTTTAAAAATACGGATTATTATTTGTTGTAATTGTTACATTTATATTTGTTACTTTTGTAATCGTTAGTATTATTAAGCGTTAAGTGAAATTCTAATTTTAAATTCTTAAAAGTGTAAAATGTTTTTTGATTATGTTTTTTAAAAAGTTAAAGAAGTAAAAAAGGTGCTAAGAGTAGCACCTTTTTTGTTATTACAAATAATCTTTAAAACTATTGTAATAATCCTAGTTGTTTTTAAGGCGACAAGCACCTTAAAAACTCCATTCATTAACGCAATAATCTTTATTGCGTTTTTAAAGATAGCCGAAGCTATCTTTAAAACTATTGTAATAATCTCATTACGTTTTGTTGAACAGCGTTAGCTTGGCTCATTGCATATACACCTGATTGAGCTAGGATTTGGTGCTTACTAAATGTAGCACTCTCAGATGCAAAGTCAACATCTCTAATATTACTTTCAGCTGATTTAACATTTACTTGAGTAACTGAAATATTATTAACAGTTGAAACAAGTTGGTTTTGCACAGAACCAAGGTCACTTCTAATTGCTTCAAGAGCTTTTTGAGCTGATTCAGCAATATTCATCATTGCTTGTGCACCTTTTAAAGTCATTACACCTGCTGCGTAGCCGTTAGTATTGTCCCCATTATCTCCAGCTTGCCATTCTTCATTGTTAAATCCCATAGCGTCAGCTTGAGCTCTACTAATTGTTGCATTAGTTTCTCTTAAACTCACTGTTGCTTCGCTAACATTTTTATCAAATCCTAAAGCTGAATTACTTGTAAAGCCATTAGCGTCTTTAACTTCTACTTGAATATCTCTTCCGTTATTTGAAACAAGGCTTAATCTTCCCATATTAGTTGAGTTAGTTGTATTTAAGCCTATAATTGAGCTAAGACCTTCGTTATTAGGCTCATTTAGACCTGCTTTAACACCAGCGAAGAATTGTAAATATGAGTGAGCTACCATACCTTGTTGAGCTTCTGCTGTATTCATTGATTTATCAGCAGCTGCATTTACTACTTCTTCTAATTTTTTAGTTAATTTATCTATAGTAGCGTTAGCATCAGCTTTAGTTGTTTGATTTTTTAAACTAGCAAATAAATCAGTAATTTCTTTAGCTGTAGTTGGATTAGCACCATTAGTGAATGCCGTATTTGCTAGATTTGCAGCACCTATAGCAGCCACATCAAGATTTTTAAAGTCTACTTCTTTTGCACCAATAGGCTTAGCAGTTGTTTCAAAAGTTTTTAAATCAGTTCCTAAAGTTTTTACTGCAGTCATATCTGCAGGTGCTGCTTTAGCTGCTGCATCCAATTTACCTTGTAATGTATTTAAAGCATCATTAACTGTTTTAACATCATCTTTTTGATCGTATGCTGCAAGGTTACCTAACTCTTTATTAGCAGCTGCAGTCGTTGCTGTTGCATAAGTTTGAGCTGCTGCAGTAATAGCTGTTTGTAAATCATCTTGTTTACCTGCAGCTAATGCGCCTTTATTTGCTGTATTAAATGCATCTAGTTTATCAGTGATATCAGCAAAATCAGTTGAATTTTTAATTATATCTTTTAATTTTTCAGCAGCAGCATTACCTTTAACTTTATCTAAATCTTTACCTGCATCAGCAGCTTCTCCAATATATCCATTTAGTGCTTGAATAGCTGCATCTTTAAACTTATCTAAAGCTTTTTGTTCTTCTGTATGGAAAGCATTATAAGCATTACTTGCTGCTGTAGCTTGTTTAGTCTTAGTTAAACCATCGTTATAAATAGCTGCATCTTGCACTCCGTGAGCGTTTTTAACATCTCCGAAACTATTTTCCCCAACTAAAATACCACCATTATTTGCAGTCCAAGTATCAACTAAACTTAAATCCACACCTTTTTTATTGTTGCCATTTACTGCATCTCTTACTACTAAAGAATGAACATCATTAGCTCCATTAGGAACTTTCACATTATCCTCAACCTTAATTCCCCTACCATCTCTATTTGATAATACAAGTCTACCTTTAGTATCTACAGAAGCTTCTACCCCTGTTTGATCTTTAACAGCATTAATAGCAGCTCTTAAAGCACCATTAGCGTCTTTTTCTTGAACGCTTACTGTTCCGATTTTTACACCATTGATTGAGAAATTTGAAGTAGTTTCACCAGCTTTAATAGGTTGCTCAAATGTTGAAATAGCAGTTACACTGGCTTTAATACCTGTCTTATCACTAGCTTTATTAATTGCTTCTGCTAACGCTCCAAGACCTGTGCTAGCACTTACATCGCCTTTACCATTTGTAAGTTTTACAGGTTCTATTGTCACATCATTAATACCATCAACATTTTTAAATGTTACACTAGCAGTTCCTGTCAAATCCGCCGCTCTCACATTATGCCCAGTCTCAAACCTAGTTAAACCAATCTTATCACTTGTAGTTGCCCCTATACTAGCCTTAACTGTCTCATTTGAATATGCACCAATTTGAAATTCTTTGTTTGAAAACGTTCCACTTAGAAGCTTTTGACCATTGAATGATGTAGTATTACCAATATTGTCTAATTCTTCCATAAGTCTTGAAATATCAGCTTGAAGTGAGCGTCTTGTTTCAGTTGTTTGACCATCTTGAGCTGATTGAATAGCTTTATTCTTAATTGTATCAAGTATTTTTATTTGCTCATCCATAGCCTTATCAGCTGTTTGAATAATACCAATAGCATCATTAGCATTCATAATAGCTTGACCAAGAGAACTTGCTTGACTTCTTAAACTATCAGCAATTGCCATACCTGAAGCATCATCAGCAGCAGAGTTAATTCTAAAACCTGAGTTTAACTTGTTTAAAGAACTGTCAATTGATCTATTGTTCATAGATGCGTTTGCATGAGCGCTTAGCTAGTGGGGGTTTGGGGATTAAAGTCTATCCCACATATTCACCCCCAAAATATCGCCTAAATCATCTAAAAATATTTCTATATTGCAAGGCTCGATACCAAAGTTTAAAAGCTCCTTGCCTAAATAAATTTGCGTAAATATTCTAGGGCTTGTTTTTCCATTCTTTTCATACACCTTAAACATATCAGCCCCGTGAAAAGCTCTATTTCTAATCATTCTATAAAGGTTTAAAGCAATTTGCACTTGTATGTGTGTATAGATTTCGGCTATTGAGCCATTGTTTATCTTTATTCTATCTTTATTATTAGAGCAGTATTTTCTAAACTCAAATCCTTTACTATTAAAAACAATATTTTCTAATTTTTCATCAAATATAAGCCTAATCAAAGCCCCTAAACTAGGAGCGCTATGACCTTCGCAAATACTTATATATTCATCTAAAACTATATTTTTTACTCTTTTTCTTATTTCGTTTTCAATAGCTAAAATTTTGCCACTAATATGCTTTATAAATAGTATATTTTCAATCATTTTAACCTACCTTTAAGCAAATATTAATCAATTTTGTATAACATCTCATCACATCTTAGGGGCGAATGGGTCGCCCCCCGCTTTTGCGGGTCTTTCATCAAAACTTTTCACAAATATTTCACATTTTTTAATTTTGTTGACTTATTAGAATAAAAAATGTTAATATATTTCCGACAGTTCCCTAAGAGCCTCTTAACAATGCGCAACCCTTAAGGACTTTAAAAGCTGATTATGGATAAAAAAACATATAATAAACCCCACAGAACTTGGCAAGAACAATTAAAATTGTTAAGATCTAAAAATTTAACTATTTTAAATGAAGATTTTGCTTTAGAAAAATTAAGAAATTTAAATTATTACAGATTAAGTGCATATTTTTTACCTTTTTATGATGATAATAAGAATTTTATTAAAAATACCATTATGGGCAATTGTAGAAGTAATGTCGTTTGGCACTTTATTTAAAATAAAACACCAATATGAAAGAAAAAACAATAAATATTATTAAATAAATAAAATTGTATTAAGACTTTTTTCTCGGTAGCGTTGTTTTTAGATAATCAATATGTTCTGCTAAATCTTCTCTTATTTTCATATGCATTGGATCAAGCACAAAATGAAGCCCTTCTTTTCTAGCTAATTTAGCAGCAGGGACAAAATCACTGTCTCCAGAAATTAACACTATTGTATCCACCAATTTTTTATAGCTTAAATGAGCAACATCTAAACCTATTTTCATATCAATACCCTTTTGTTTTGCTTTATAATGTAAGTCATCAGCACCAATATCATCAAATTGTATTTTACCCTTTAATAAATCATCATATTTATCGCTATTAATTTGCCATTTTGCATTTTTTTCATCTAAATATCCAAACCTAAGTGCAAAACAAGGTAAATTTATAATTTCTTTGTGAAGGTTATTTCTTAGTTCAGCTACAGGACTATTTGATAAATCAATAGATTTTTTACTTATTGGATTATGGCATTTTTTCATAAGCGGCTTACAATCATAAAAATATATTCTATAAAGCATTTCAAAGTCCTTATCAATATGCTTCATACAATGTATTTGCAAGGCTTTTGCTAGTGTCTTGTAATCCAAATCTTGAGTTCTTACTTTAAAAAATTGACAATACATTTTGATATAAAACTCACCATCAACTAATATTGCAACTTTTCTTTTCATTATCTTCCTTTTTTAAGCCTAGGTCAAGAACGCCTAGGCTTTAATGCTAAGGGTTTGCTAGTTTATAAATGTCTTAAACAGGTACTGCCAAAGCATATTGAACCCATTCTAAAAATTAACAGTTAATGATTAGTAATTAAATATTCAATGTTCAAGCATTGATTAAGTCCTTTATAACACACAAATATTTCACATTTTCACAAGTTTTTCACAAAATCCTAATTCTAATTTCAAATTCCGTGAAATTTTGCACTCTCAAATCCTATTCATTTCGGTTAGCTCGTTTAAAAACGAGCTAACACAAGGCTTTTTACGATTTTTTCCTAACAGAAAAAATCACAAAAAGCCACCTATCCCCACATCACAATCACATTTTTAAAAATTTTTTCACATCACCCCTAAAGTTATTTTTTAGCACACCGATATAGTTGTAACTTGATAAGGAAATCAAGACAATTATTTTTTTAAGGAGAAAATTATG
This is a stretch of genomic DNA from Campylobacter sp. RM12651. It encodes these proteins:
- a CDS encoding NYN domain-containing protein, coding for MKRKVAILVDGEFYIKMYCQFFKVRTQDLDYKTLAKALQIHCMKHIDKDFEMLYRIYFYDCKPLMKKCHNPISKKSIDLSNSPVAELRNNLHKEIINLPCFALRFGYLDEKNAKWQINSDKYDDLLKGKIQFDDIGADDLHYKAKQKGIDMKIGLDVAHLSYKKLVDTIVLISGDSDFVPAAKLARKEGLHFVLDPMHMKIREDLAEHIDYLKTTLPRKKS
- the corA gene encoding magnesium/cobalt transporter CorA, with protein sequence MLFIYYKDNLNVLKRTININEEIPENTLWVDLFNFNLDEIAYIENNFNIKIPNDDEKYNIEESARYWEEQDTITINNVFLNKDALNQTTTTKDTITFLLNKKVLFTIRAREIPTFASVENIILANPTHYKSGYEILSEIFDMRVDKDGDVLEWIDKVSRLLKTEILEQKNALDYDFYLAKISNLQDLNMQIRYSLFEKKKTLSSLIKSDKIGVHIKENLDIILKDLNSLIDFSLSQLGILDNIQTILTSKIDIEQNKIIKLFTVVTVAMMPPTLIGTIYGMNFENMPELKFQYGYFITLSLMIISTIIPIIFFKKKRWL